From the Clostridium sp. Marseille-P299 genome, the window TACCATTATCCCATATGCGTTCAACAGCATCGATCAGCTTTTGACCGTCATCATTTAGTTTCTTATTTCCAGTACCAAATGATAAGTTTACAACCCGTATATTAAGTTCTTCACTATGCTCTAAAATCCATTCTAGTCCCTCAACTACTTCTGAAATATTTCCATCACCTTTATAATTCAACGCCTTAATTATAATCAAACTACATTTCGGCGCTACACCGCGATATCTTCCATTAGAGACATATCCATTTCCTCCAATGATACCAGCTACATGACTTCCATGACCATAATCGTCATACACTCTAGTCTTTAAATGAACAAAATCTTTAAAGCTTACAATACGATTCCCACCTTGAATAAAATCAGGATGTGGACAAATTCCAGTGTCGATTATGGCAACACCTACACCTTCGCCATAAATCCGTCTCTCATGAGCATAATTAAGATTTATGGTACGCCTTGCCATGTCCATACCTTTTCTCCATAATAATTATCACTATTATCATATTCGAAACAGAGTAAGGCGTTCTATGTCTACTTTGAAAACAATTATTTTCAAAAAATAAGTTTTCCATTTTAAATTCATAATTTTATAAAGTTTGTGAATCCTAATAAAAAGAATATTAGTTAATTCTTATAGTATAGGAGGACTTTTTATGAATCTTTCAACCGGGAAACTATTTGCATATGCACTCATTATTTCAATACTAATTGCTCTCTTAACTGGGTGCAAATCAGACAACACGGACAATGCAAATAATAACGCCGTTAAAGCAGGAAAATATACTGCTACAGAAAAAGGTTACGGTGGCGATGTCACTGTTAATGTTACCGTAGATGGAACTGGTAAAATTACAGCCGTAAATGTTACAGCAGATGCCGAAACTCCTGATATTGGTGGTAAAGCTGCTCCAATGATTGCAAACAG encodes:
- a CDS encoding FMN-binding protein, producing MNLSTGKLFAYALIISILIALLTGCKSDNTDNANNNAVKAGKYTATEKGYGGDVTVNVTVDGTGKITAVNVTADAETPDIGGKAAPMIANSIVEKQSLSIDAISGATVTSNAVLKAAKKAIEDSGVKVDNLK